One genomic window of Cannabis sativa cultivar Pink pepper isolate KNU-18-1 chromosome 2, ASM2916894v1, whole genome shotgun sequence includes the following:
- the LOC115720158 gene encoding uncharacterized protein LOC115720158: MGKSDGIVKSSRVDVNTYLEELESDPGLRIPILDHPSKVRDQVRRAYMQKGPCQPHLKPFHQKRLDLNQGPSMLLDVGGQSGGDAFVNKGFRNFKLAKSRLHTHVGKPFSAHNTARKMCEALMNEKQHIQTFFVKQSEQARSEYRTRLEAVVDCIRLLLRQGLAFRGDDESKDSSNQGNFLAILKFLSDHDDDIKVVSLSNAPENLKLTSPDIQKDIVWAAAFETLDVIIKGIGDSMFSILVDESRDVSIKEQMAVVLQYVDKDGHVIERFVGIEHVANTTAVSLKGAIDKLFSRYGLSISKLRGQCYDGASNMQGEFKGLKTLILKENPSAFYVHCFAHQLQLALVTVAKKHILVGYLFSVVTRVINVVGSSSKRCDILREKQDVVIFEALKRGEIASGRGLNQETNLKCPSDTRWDSHYATLVSFINLFSPITDVLGTVVDDARESEQKFEASNLMGLMSTFDFIFSLHFMKALLGITNELSKALQRKDQDITNAMKLVEICKKRLQAMRDNGWDSFLIQVSTFCAKYNVYVPTMDDIYVVQGRSRCNAQEMTNLHHFRVEFFYAVIDMQLQELNERFNEVNTELLLSLASLCPSDSFEDFDKERLIRFAEYYPRDFSTFELTMLDNQLETYILDVSSTENFLGLKSIGDLAEKMVETKKHIVYPLVY, from the exons ATGGGAAAGAGTGATGGAATTGTAAAATCAAGTCGTGTGGATGTTAACACATATCTTGAAGAACTTGAAAGTGATCCCGGGTTGAGAATACCAATTTTAGACCATCCTTCAAAAGTTCGTGATCAAGTTCGACGAGCATATATGCAAAAAGGCCCTTGTCAACCTCATCTCAAGCCATTCCATCAGAAAAGGTTGGACCTCAATCAAGGGCCTTCAATGTTGCTTG ATGTTGGAGGGCAATCAGGTGGTGATGCATTTGTTAATAAAGGATTCAGAAATTTCAAACTTGCAAaatcaaggcttcatactcaTGTTGGAAAACCTTTTAGTGCTCATAATACAGCTAGAAAAATGTGTGAAGCATTAATGAACGAAAAACAACATATTCAAACATTTTTTGTAAAGCAATCGGAGCAAGCTCGTAGTGAGTATCGAACTCGTTTGGAAGCAGTGGTTGATTGCATTCGTTTGCTATTACGACAAGGACTTGCTTTTCGTGGTGATGATGAATCTAAAGACTCGAGTAATCAAGGTAACTTTCTTGCAATTCTAAAATTTCTTTCCGATCATGATGATGACATTAAAGTAGTTTCATTGAGCAATGCTCCtgagaatttaaaattaacatcaCCTGATATTCAGAAAGATATTGTATGGGCTGCAGCTTTTGAAACACTAGATGTCATCATTAAAGGAATTGGGGATTCAATGTTTTCTATTTTAGTTGATGAATCTCGTGATGTTTCTATTAAAGAGCAAATGGCTGTTGTATTACAGTATGTAGATAAAGATGGACATGTTATTGAACGTTTTGTGGGGATTGAACATGTGGCCAATACCACAGCTGTGTCACTTAAAGGTGCTATTGATAAATTATTTTCTAGATATGGATTGAGCATATCTAAATTGCGGGGACAATGTTATGATGGGGCAAGTAATATGCAAGGAGAGTTCAAAGGTCTTAAAACTCTTATTTTGAAAGAGAATCCATCAGCCTTTTATGTTCATTGTTTTGCTCACCAACTTCAACTTGCTCTAGTAACCGTGGCAAAGAAACATATTCTAGTCGGCTATCTTTTTAGTGTGGTAACTAGGGTGATAAATGTTGTTGGATCTTCTTCCAAGCGTTGTGATATTCTTAGAGAAAAGCAAGATGTTGTTATTTTTGAAGCACTCAAGCGTGGTGAAATTGCAAGTGGAAGAGGGCTTAATCAAGAAACCAATCTTAAGTGTCCAAGTGATACTCGTTGGGATTCACATTATGCTACATTGGTAAGCTTTATTAACTTATTCTCTCCCATAACTGATGTTCTTGGAACAGTAGTAGACGATGCTCGAGAATCTGAACAAAAGTTTGAAGCAAGTAATCTGATGGGTTTGATGTCGACATTTGATTTTATATTTAGTCTACATTTTATGAAAGCATTGTTGGGCATAACAAATGAATTGTCAAAAGCACTACAGAGAAAAGATCAAGATATTACAAATGCCATGAAATTAGTGGAAATTTGCAAGAAACGATTGCAAGCAATGAGAGACAATGGTTGGGATTCCTTTCTTATTCAAGTCTCAACATTTTGTGCTAAATATAATGTATATGTTCCTACTATGGATGATATATATGTTGTACAAGGTCGATCACGATGTAATGCTCAAGAAATGACAAATTTACATCACTTTCGTGTGGAATTCTTTTATGCTGTTATTGATATGCAACTTCAAGAGCTAAATGAACGTTTCAACGAGGTAAACACTGAATTACTTCTCTCTTTAGCTTCCTTGTGCCCTAGTGATTCATTTGAAGATTTTGATAAAGAAAGGTTGATCCGATTTGCTGAGTATTACCCCAGAGATTTTTCTACTTTTGAGCTGACCATGCTCGATAATCAACTTGAAACTTACATTCTTGATGTAAGTTCCACTGAGAATTTCTTGGGTTTGAAAAGTATTGGCGATCTCGCTGAAAAAATGGTTGAGACAAAGAAGCATATTGTTTATCCTCTAGTGTATTGA
- the LOC115721401 gene encoding uncharacterized protein LOC115721401 isoform X2, giving the protein MASSSSSTAIVPAFLSTKTLTLFGAIPTSTRPSFLSLRLRPSPSLNRLLFKIPSGSVNRSSVLTGFRSVSPVMEWQDCTVKREMDVPASVAYKCYSDREAIPRWMPFISTVKILEDKPDLSRWSLKYKAFGRDIEFSWLAKNMQPIPNQKIHWRSMEGLPNRGAVRFFPKDPSSCTVELTVSYEVPQILTPVASALQPFLESLLQRGLERFATFVKSYV; this is encoded by the exons ATggcttcttcttcctcctcaacCGCTATAGTACCCGCCTTCCTTTCCACCAAAACTCTAACTCTCTTTGGCGCCATACCCACTTCGACAAGACCCTCCTTTCTAAGTTTAAGATTAAGGCCATCGCCATCTCTTAACAGGCTTCTCTTCAAAATCCCATCTGGCTCTGTCAACCGAAGCTCGGTCCTTACTGGCTTCAGATCCGTTTCTCCTGTCATGGAGTGGCAAGATTGCAC TGTTAAGAGGGAAATGGACGTGCCTGCTTCAGTTGCCTATAAATGTTACTCTGACCGTGAAGCCATTCCTCGTTGGATGCCCTTCATTTCAACTGTAAAG ATTTTGGAAGACAAGCCTGATTTATCGCGGTGGTCACTGAAGTATAAAGCTTTTGGCCGTGATATTGAATTCTCGTGGCTTGCTAAAAATATGCAG CCCATTCCAAATCAGAAAATCCACTGGAGATCTATGGAGGGTCTTCCTAACAG AGGTGCTGTTCGATTTTTCCCAAAGGATCCTTCATCATGCACAGTAGAA TTGACAGTGTCCTACGAAGTACCTCAAATTTTGACTCCAGTAGCATCA GCTCTGCAACCATTTCTTGAAAGCTTACTTCAACGCGGTTTAGAACGGTTTGCAACATTTGTGAAAAGCTATGTGTGA
- the LOC115721401 gene encoding uncharacterized protein LOC115721401 isoform X1 yields MASSSSSTAIVPAFLSTKTLTLFGAIPTSTRPSFLSLRLRPSPSLNRLLFKIPSGSVNRSSVLTGFRSVSPVMEWQDCTVKREMDVPASVAYKCYSDREAIPRWMPFISTVKILEDKPDLSRWSLKYKAFGRDIEFSWLAKNMQPIPNQKIHWRSMEGLPNRGAVRFFPKDPSSCTVELTVSYEVPQILTPVASVSNILTLFFNVLKYFFFGISQMDIIGGQFTI; encoded by the exons ATggcttcttcttcctcctcaacCGCTATAGTACCCGCCTTCCTTTCCACCAAAACTCTAACTCTCTTTGGCGCCATACCCACTTCGACAAGACCCTCCTTTCTAAGTTTAAGATTAAGGCCATCGCCATCTCTTAACAGGCTTCTCTTCAAAATCCCATCTGGCTCTGTCAACCGAAGCTCGGTCCTTACTGGCTTCAGATCCGTTTCTCCTGTCATGGAGTGGCAAGATTGCAC TGTTAAGAGGGAAATGGACGTGCCTGCTTCAGTTGCCTATAAATGTTACTCTGACCGTGAAGCCATTCCTCGTTGGATGCCCTTCATTTCAACTGTAAAG ATTTTGGAAGACAAGCCTGATTTATCGCGGTGGTCACTGAAGTATAAAGCTTTTGGCCGTGATATTGAATTCTCGTGGCTTGCTAAAAATATGCAG CCCATTCCAAATCAGAAAATCCACTGGAGATCTATGGAGGGTCTTCCTAACAG AGGTGCTGTTCGATTTTTCCCAAAGGATCCTTCATCATGCACAGTAGAA TTGACAGTGTCCTACGAAGTACCTCAAATTTTGACTCCAGTAGCATCAGTAAGCAATATTCTAACTCTATTTTTTAATGTgctcaaatatttcttttttgggATTTCTCAAATGGACATTATAGGAGGACAATTTACCATATGA
- the LOC115721238 gene encoding putative receptor-like protein kinase At3g47110 has protein sequence MAIQMSFFYALILFLIVPSCSASSFACKNYMDCQTLLKFKKSITSDPGSHLQAWNEVNPFCNWTGVTCHRRLENRVVALELIDMKLEGRLSPLLSNLSLLTTLSLQTNRFYGEIPSSFGELSKLESLYLFENLLHGNIPASLQGCQSLEVLDLTDNNLRGVIPKELGHIKGLTFLALSINRLTGSIPSFLSNLTELTRLELSGNYFSGKIPAELGALKKLKILYAHVNYFEGSIPPEISNCTSLLEISLNYNGLSGEIPPELGSKLPNLQKLYLVNNKLSGKIPVTLSNLSQLILLDLSLNYLEGEVPLELGELYNLEILYLHSNNLVSDSDKSFTLLSALTKCSHLKKLHLASCSFGGNIPNSVGALSKELYYFSLQDNRFTGYIPESIGNLSSLVHLNLSYNNLDGGIPQSLGKLGQLQRLSLASNKIVGAIPDEIGHMANLGLLDLGENLISGSIPPSFGKLSQLRYLYLSHNNLSGEFSIELTQCSRLMLLDLSYNHFNGYVPLQINRFSDLSLSLNLSNNNFQGHIPETIGTLISVLAIDFSNNNISGVIPSSISGCVALEYMNFSNNMLQGPIPESMKEIKNLGVMDMSHNQLNGTIPAWIGNEQVIKTLDLSYNRLSGEVPKYGSFNNYTRSSFVGNVGLCGGSTQMKLPPCKVQHQTRQIKKRVIFGVILSVTLSLLFLLVAFISWYVFFKKSSRKKDDKVTSGIPSNYGTKTFTQMELESATDGFSEANLLGHGSFGSVYKAVINQGNTTVAVKVFHKDSGLSYQSLKRECEILSKIKHRNLIRIIGLTWTSQLKALVLEFIPNGNLEQHLYPGGGLEEADSCELTLEERLSIAIDVANGLEYLQEGYPTQIVHCDLKPQNVLLDNDMVAHIADFGIGKLLLDKPNGEEASTTSFLRGTIGYIPPEYGQRTQVSTKGDIYSFGVMLLEMITRKRPTSSLFLDGLDLRKWVVSAFPNDIMDVIDITLKQQASIGGLVGSVERVEQCCYRLVQVALLCTGENPHERPLMSSVVSKLLSISRELRFEAPLSKHKERATIPGLCESSDQS, from the exons ATGGCAATCCAAATGAGCTTTTTCTAtgctttaatattatttttaattgttccCTCTTGTTCAGCTTCATCATTTGCTTGTAAGAACTATATGGACTGTCAGACACTACTCAAAttcaagaaaagcataacaagTGATCCGGGTAGTCATCTTCAAGCTTGGAACGAAGTCAATCCCTTCTGTAACTGGACTGGAGTTACCTGCCACCGAAGACTCGAAAATCGAGTTGTTGCTCTTGAACTCATAGACATGAAACTAGAAGGAAGATTATCACCACTCTTATCCAATCTTTCTCTTCTCACTACACTGTCACTACAAACCAATAGATTCTATGGTGAAATCCCAAGTTCATTTGGAGAACTTTCAAAACTAGAAAGTCTTTATCTGTTTGAGAATTTGCTTCATGGTAATATCCCAGCATCACTACAAGGCTGTCAAAGCTTGGAAGTACTAGACTTGACAGACAACAATCTAAGAGGGGTGATTCCTAAGGAACTTGGGCATATAAAGGGCTTGACATTCTTAGCTCTCTCCATTAATAGGCTCACAGGATCCATACCTTCATTTTTATCCAACTTGACAGAGTTGACAAGACTAGAATTGAGTGGGAATTACTTTTCAGGGAAAATTCCAGCAGAGCTAGGTGCACTGAAAAAGTTAAAGATTTTGTATGCTCACGTTAACTATTTTGAGGGATCAATACCTCCAGAGATTAGCAACTGCACTTCTTTACTTGAAATTTCACTGAATTACAATGGTTTAAGTGGAGAAATACCTCCAGAATTGGGTTCCAAGCTACCAAACTTACAGAAGTTGTACTTGGTAAATAACAAGCTCTCTGGGAAAATTCCAGTTACTCTCTCCAATCTCTCTCAATTGATATTGCTTGATTTAAGTCTTAATTACTTGGAGGGGGAAGTTCCTTTAGAACTTGGGGAGCTTTACAACCTTGAGATTCTATATCTTCATTCTAACAACCTGGTTAGTGACTCTGATAAATCTTTTACATTATTAAGTGCCTTAACAAAGTGCTCACATTTAAAGAAATTGCATTTGGCTTCATGTTCATTTGGTGGGAATATACCGAATTCTGTTGGTGCTCTTTCAAAAGAGTTGTACTATTTTAGTCTTCAAGATAATCGTTTCACAGGATACATACCAGAGAGTATTGGAAACTTGAGTAGCTTAGTCCACTTGAACTTATCATACAACAATTTAGATGGAGGAATCCCACAAAGCCTTGGAAAGCTCGGGCAACTACAAAGGTTAAGCTTGGCAAGTAACAAAATAGTGGGGGCAATACCAGATGAAATAGGACATATGGCTAATCTTGGATTATTGGATCTTGGTGAGAATTTGATTAGTGGCTCGATTCCACCTTCTTTTGGAAAACTTTCACAATTGAGGTATCTCTATTTGTCTCATAACAACCTTTCAGGAGAGTTTTCCATTGAACTTACTCAATGCTCTCGTTTAATGTTGCTTGATTTATCATACAATCACTTCAATGGATATGTTCCTTTACAGATTAACCGTTTCTCTGACTTGTCTCTTTCACTTAACCTTTCAAATAACAATTTCCAAGGACATATACCAGAGACTATTGGAACGCTAATATCTGTACTGGCAATTGACTTTTCTAATAATAACATTTCTGGTGTTATACCAAGTTCGATTAGTGGTTGCGTTGCTTTGGAGTATATGAACTTTTCTAACAACATGCTGCAAGGTCCTATACCAGAGTCAATGAAAGAAATCAAAAATCTTGGAGTTATGGACATGAGTCATAACCAATTAAATGGCACAATTCCGGCTTGGATTGGAAATGAGCAGGTGATCAAAACCCTCGATCTCTCATATAACAGATTATCTGGAGAAGTTCCCAAATATGGTAGCTTCAACAATTATACCAGAAGCTCATTTGTGGGGAATGTGGGGTTGTGTGGTGGCTCAACACAAATGAAACTTCCTCCATGTAAAGTTCAGCACCAAACACGTCAGATAAAGAAGAGAGTGATATTCGGTGTGATCTTATCAGTTACACTGAGCCTCCTTTTTCTGTTAGTTGCTTTCATTTCATGGTACGTTTTCTTCAAAAAAAGTTCCAGAAAGAAAGATGATAAGGTTACAAGTGGGATCCCTAGCAATTATGGGACCAAAACTTTCACCCAAATGGAGCTTGAAAGTGCTACAGATGGATTCAGTGAGGCTAATCTTCTTGGCCATGGGAGTTTCGGATCAGTCTATAAGGCTGTCATCAATCAAGGAAATACTACAGTTGCTGTGAAGGTTTTCCATAAAGATTCTGGTCTGAGTTACCAAAGCTTAAAAAGAGAATGTGAAATATTGTCCAAAATCAAGCACAGAAATTTAATTAGAATTATAGGATTAACTTGGACTTCACAGTTAAAGGCTCTTGTTCTAGAGTTTATACCAAATGGGAACTTGGAACAGCATTTGTATCCTGGTGGGGGGTTAGAAGAGGCAGATTCTTGTGAACTGACATTGGAGGAAAGATTGTCTATAGCCATAGATGTTGCCAATGGGCTGGAGTATCTTCAAGAGGGCTATCCTACTCAAATAGTACACTGTGATTTGAAACCACAAAATGTGCTTCTTGACAATGATATGGTGGCTCATATAGCAGATTTTGGAATTGGAAAGCTTCTTTTAGACAAACCAAATGGAGAAGAAGCTAGCACAACAAGTTTCCTAAGAGGAACAATTGGTTATATTCCCCCAG AGTATGGACAAAGGACTCAAGTATCAACCAAAGGGGACATATATAGCTTTGGTGTTATGTTGCTAGAGATGATTACACGAAAACGTCCCACAAGCAGTTTGTTTTTAGATGGGCTTGATCTAAGGAAATGGGTGGTTTCTGCATTCCCAAACGACATTATGGATGTTATTGACATCACACTGAAACAACAAGCAAGCATAGGAGGATTAGTTGGCAGTGTAGAGAGGGTTGAGCAATGTTGTTATCGTTTGGTTCAAGTTGCATTGTTATGTACAGGAGAGAACCCTCATGAAAGACCTCTCATGTCTTCAGTTGTGAGTAAGTTGTTGAGTATTTCGAGGGAACTGAGATTTGAAGCTCCATTGTCCAAACACAAGGAAAGAGCTACAATCCCTGGACTTTGTGAGTCTAGTGatcaatcctga